In the genome of Neodiprion pinetum isolate iyNeoPine1 chromosome 2, iyNeoPine1.2, whole genome shotgun sequence, one region contains:
- the Amacr gene encoding alpha-methylacyl-CoA racemase isoform X3: MSQQSDVILDPFRPGTMEKLGLGPDTLMLKNKRLIYARLSGFGQTGPYAKMAGHDINYVGLSGLLSLFGRHHEKPTPPVNLTADFGGGGLTCAFGIVLALLERTRSNEGQVIDVSMVEGSAYLGSWLYRSQGLAGLWGQPRGKNLLDGGAHFYDTYETRDGQFMAVGALEPQFYAVLLEKLGLSEDDLPQFGDFEESRSRLAKIFKEKTQDEWCTVFEGTDACVTPVLSLESAPLNPQNEARCSFQKSKSGDIIPSPAPRLSRTPGCDRTADKLSPATGQNSIDILLEYGFTTDQIQKYVQQGIIYQKDLSTKL; this comes from the exons ATGTCTCAACAGAGCGATGTTATTCTTGATCCATTCCGACCAGGCACTATGGAAAAACTGGGACTAGGTCCAGACACTCTAATGCTAAAAAACAAGAGACTCATCTACGCAAGGCTAAGTGGATTTGGACAAACTGGTCCATATGCCAAGATGGCTGGGCACGATATAAATTATGTCGGTTTATCTG GTCTGCTTTCGCTCTTCGGTAGACACCATGAGAAACCAACTCCACCTGTAAATCTTACTGCAGACTTCGGCGGTGGCGGCTTGACCTGTGCTTTCGGCATAGTCCTTGCATTGCTGGAACGAACACGGAGTAATGAGGGTCAAGTAATTGATGTTTCTATGGTTGAGGGTTCAGCATACTTGGGGAGCTGGTTATACCGCTCGCAAGGACTTGCCGGACTATGGGGACAACccagaggaaaaaattt GTTGGATGGAGGAGCTCACTTTTATGATACATACGAAACAAGGGATGGACAATTCATGGCTGTCGGTGCCCTTGAGCCTCAATTCTATGCAGTTTTGTTAGAGAAACTAGGTCTTTCAGAAGACGACTTGCCCCAGTTTGGAGACTTTGAGGAAAGTCGTTCACGGCTGGCCAAGATATTCAAGGAAAAGACACAGGATGAATGGTGCACGGTATTTGAAGGCACGGATGCTTGTGTTACACCTGTGCTGTCACTAGAATCTGCACCTCTCAATCCACAAAATGAGGCTAGATGcagttttcaaaaatccaAATCAGGAGATATCATACCGAGTCCTGCGCCACGGCTGTCACGGACCCCTGGCTGTGATCGGACCGCAGATAAGCTTAGTCCTGCTACAGGTCAAAATAGCATTGATATCCTACTAGAATATGGATTCACAACGGACCAAATACAGAAATATGTTCAACAGGGTATAATTTATCAAAAGGATTTATCAACTAAACTTTAA
- the Amacr gene encoding alpha-methylacyl-CoA racemase isoform X1, producing MPLRGIKVIELAGLAPVPFCGMILSNFGASVVRVDRASSEVPNIAIDFLGNGKRSVGLNLKSKEGTDILKKMSQQSDVILDPFRPGTMEKLGLGPDTLMLKNKRLIYARLSGFGQTGPYAKMAGHDINYVGLSGLLSLFGRHHEKPTPPVNLTADFGGGGLTCAFGIVLALLERTRSNEGQVIDVSMVEGSAYLGSWLYRSQGLAGLWGQPRGKNLLDGGAHFYDTYETRDGQFMAVGALEPQFYAVLLEKLGLSEDDLPQFGDFEESRSRLAKIFKEKTQDEWCTVFEGTDACVTPVLSLESAPLNPQNEARCSFQKSKSGDIIPSPAPRLSRTPGCDRTADKLSPATGQNSIDILLEYGFTTDQIQKYVQQGIIYQKDLSTKL from the exons ATGCCACTGCGAGGAATCAAAGTTATCGAACTAGCCGGACTCGCACCAGTACCTTTTTGTGGCAtgatattatcaaattttggGGCATCAGTGGTCAGAGTAGACAGA GCTTCCAGTGAAGTGCCAAATATTGCTATTGATTTTTTGGGCAATGGAAAACGTTCTGTAGGATTAAATCTCAAATCTAAAGAGGGTACTGATATACTGAAAAAGATGTCTCAACAGAGCGATGTTATTCTTGATCCATTCCGACCAGGCACTATGGAAAAACTGGGACTAGGTCCAGACACTCTAATGCTAAAAAACAAGAGACTCATCTACGCAAGGCTAAGTGGATTTGGACAAACTGGTCCATATGCCAAGATGGCTGGGCACGATATAAATTATGTCGGTTTATCTG GTCTGCTTTCGCTCTTCGGTAGACACCATGAGAAACCAACTCCACCTGTAAATCTTACTGCAGACTTCGGCGGTGGCGGCTTGACCTGTGCTTTCGGCATAGTCCTTGCATTGCTGGAACGAACACGGAGTAATGAGGGTCAAGTAATTGATGTTTCTATGGTTGAGGGTTCAGCATACTTGGGGAGCTGGTTATACCGCTCGCAAGGACTTGCCGGACTATGGGGACAACccagaggaaaaaattt GTTGGATGGAGGAGCTCACTTTTATGATACATACGAAACAAGGGATGGACAATTCATGGCTGTCGGTGCCCTTGAGCCTCAATTCTATGCAGTTTTGTTAGAGAAACTAGGTCTTTCAGAAGACGACTTGCCCCAGTTTGGAGACTTTGAGGAAAGTCGTTCACGGCTGGCCAAGATATTCAAGGAAAAGACACAGGATGAATGGTGCACGGTATTTGAAGGCACGGATGCTTGTGTTACACCTGTGCTGTCACTAGAATCTGCACCTCTCAATCCACAAAATGAGGCTAGATGcagttttcaaaaatccaAATCAGGAGATATCATACCGAGTCCTGCGCCACGGCTGTCACGGACCCCTGGCTGTGATCGGACCGCAGATAAGCTTAGTCCTGCTACAGGTCAAAATAGCATTGATATCCTACTAGAATATGGATTCACAACGGACCAAATACAGAAATATGTTCAACAGGGTATAATTTATCAAAAGGATTTATCAACTAAACTTTAA
- the Amacr gene encoding alpha-methylacyl-CoA racemase isoform X2 yields MASSEVPNIAIDFLGNGKRSVGLNLKSKEGTDILKKMSQQSDVILDPFRPGTMEKLGLGPDTLMLKNKRLIYARLSGFGQTGPYAKMAGHDINYVGLSGLLSLFGRHHEKPTPPVNLTADFGGGGLTCAFGIVLALLERTRSNEGQVIDVSMVEGSAYLGSWLYRSQGLAGLWGQPRGKNLLDGGAHFYDTYETRDGQFMAVGALEPQFYAVLLEKLGLSEDDLPQFGDFEESRSRLAKIFKEKTQDEWCTVFEGTDACVTPVLSLESAPLNPQNEARCSFQKSKSGDIIPSPAPRLSRTPGCDRTADKLSPATGQNSIDILLEYGFTTDQIQKYVQQGIIYQKDLSTKL; encoded by the exons ATG GCTTCCAGTGAAGTGCCAAATATTGCTATTGATTTTTTGGGCAATGGAAAACGTTCTGTAGGATTAAATCTCAAATCTAAAGAGGGTACTGATATACTGAAAAAGATGTCTCAACAGAGCGATGTTATTCTTGATCCATTCCGACCAGGCACTATGGAAAAACTGGGACTAGGTCCAGACACTCTAATGCTAAAAAACAAGAGACTCATCTACGCAAGGCTAAGTGGATTTGGACAAACTGGTCCATATGCCAAGATGGCTGGGCACGATATAAATTATGTCGGTTTATCTG GTCTGCTTTCGCTCTTCGGTAGACACCATGAGAAACCAACTCCACCTGTAAATCTTACTGCAGACTTCGGCGGTGGCGGCTTGACCTGTGCTTTCGGCATAGTCCTTGCATTGCTGGAACGAACACGGAGTAATGAGGGTCAAGTAATTGATGTTTCTATGGTTGAGGGTTCAGCATACTTGGGGAGCTGGTTATACCGCTCGCAAGGACTTGCCGGACTATGGGGACAACccagaggaaaaaattt GTTGGATGGAGGAGCTCACTTTTATGATACATACGAAACAAGGGATGGACAATTCATGGCTGTCGGTGCCCTTGAGCCTCAATTCTATGCAGTTTTGTTAGAGAAACTAGGTCTTTCAGAAGACGACTTGCCCCAGTTTGGAGACTTTGAGGAAAGTCGTTCACGGCTGGCCAAGATATTCAAGGAAAAGACACAGGATGAATGGTGCACGGTATTTGAAGGCACGGATGCTTGTGTTACACCTGTGCTGTCACTAGAATCTGCACCTCTCAATCCACAAAATGAGGCTAGATGcagttttcaaaaatccaAATCAGGAGATATCATACCGAGTCCTGCGCCACGGCTGTCACGGACCCCTGGCTGTGATCGGACCGCAGATAAGCTTAGTCCTGCTACAGGTCAAAATAGCATTGATATCCTACTAGAATATGGATTCACAACGGACCAAATACAGAAATATGTTCAACAGGGTATAATTTATCAAAAGGATTTATCAACTAAACTTTAA
- the shv gene encoding dnaJ homolog shv, whose translation MAAAQLTRIFLVNLILCVLFVLAGRDFYSILGVSRNANTHTIKKAYRRLAKELHPDKNKDDPDSSQKFQDLGAAYEVLSDTEKREMYDRCGEECLKKDGMMNNADPFASFFGDFGFHFGGDSQHQHETPKGANIVMELPVTLEELYSGNFIEITRNKPVMKSAAGTRKCNCRQEMVTRNLGPGRFQMMQQTVCDECPNVRLVNEERTLEVEVEPGMVDGQETRFTAEGEPHLDGDPGDLIIKIRTQPHPVFERVQDDLYANVTISLQDALIGFTMEIDHLDGHKVTIQRDKITWPGARIRKKGEGMPNYENNNLHGTLYITFNVEFPKSEFSETEKEDIKKLLRQGSVNKVYNGLRGY comes from the exons ATGGCAGCGGCACAATTAACCAGGATATTTCTAGTCAATTTAATTCTATGCGTTCTATTTGTACTGGCCGG GAGGGACTTCTACTCCATCCTCGGGGTATCACGAAATGCAAATACCCATACAATAAAAAAGGCGTACAGAAGATTGGCCAAGGAATTGCACCCGGATAAGAACAAGGATGATCCGGACTCATCACAAAAGTTCCAGGACTTGGGGGCTGCCTACGAGGTTCTCTCTGACacagaaaaaagagaaatgtaCGATAGGTGTGGTGAGGAGTGTCTGAAAAAAGATGGCATGATGAACAATGCCGATCCCTTTGCCAGCTTCTTTGGTGACTTTGGATTTCATTTTGGCGGTGATTCACAGCACCAACATGAAACCCCCAAGGGAGCAAACATTGTCATGGAACTGCCAGTGACGTTGGAAGAACTTTATAGCGGAAACTTTATAGAG ATAACAAGGAACAAGCCAGTAATGAAATCTGCCGCGGGAACGCGAAAGTGTAATTGCAGGCAAGAAATGGTAACACGAAATCTAGGTCCAGGTAGATTCCAGATGATGCAGCAAACAGTTTGCGACGAATGTCCGAACGTCAGATTAGTAAACGAAGAACGGACACTGGAAGTCGAAGTGGAACCGGGGATGGTGGATGGACAGGAAACGAGATTCACTGCCGAAGGGGAACCGCATTTGGATGGAGATCCCGGAGATTTGATAATCAA AATACGCACCCAACCGCATCCCGTTTTCGAAAGAGTTCAAGATGATCTTTATGCCAATGTGACTATATCTCTGCAGGACGCTTTGATAGGGTTCACTATGGAGATCGATCACCTAGATGGGCACAAAGTCACCATACAGAGGGATAAAATAACTTGGCCAGGAGCTAGGATCCGAAAGAAGGGCGAGGGCATGCCcaattatgaaaataacaaCCTCCATGGTACTTTGTACATCACGTTTAACGTAGAGTTCCCAAAATCCGAATTTTCGGAAACCGAAAAAGAAG ATATCAAGAAGCTCCTGCGGCAAGGTTCTGTAAACAAAGTGTACAATGGACTAAGAGggtattag
- the LOC124213351 gene encoding uncharacterized protein isoform X2 has protein sequence MDQDENGYILNETNDKRGNSRLRKWLIGVLICLCASLVIVNSFTYRQFTLSRSTPRSHNLLRENEIEVDNSETDVPAGPVLGFVVKTSGCRIPSFEVMDDSIKRYFQGTTEFQCDAGTHLPLVNSNLTSLFVDPKAKAHFYKDLEPAKCCWSRFWRTNGSDNSISFESTCQNFVNSTRIKDGEFVQVKCERKGKEVYKDYHAFVPRKELVENRCGSSPAPGPESGRLSVLILGLDSVSRLNFHRTMPRTVEALQGLGAVEMMGYNKVGDNTFPNLVPVLTGLSEEELTIACWTTKKKPFDDCPFIWSNFSAAGYRTVLGEDACSMTVFNYLKSGFRNQPTDYYLRPYCIATENGIGNTHKLNADLCVGTRKTFDNLLAYSRKVAREFARDSYFALFWQASLTHDFITYSKLGDESYRRFIDQVADEGLLERTALVVMSDHGIRWGSFRQTYQGYVEERLPFVFTVLPRWWREKFPIAWANFRRNSRSLTTPFDLHETLQHIMRPEELEEGKLKERSRRILGERNTPRGLSWFLPIPDHRNCSMAGITGQWCMCHLSESTSTTDPVVQQAVGFLVDELNRLLRSYPQCAVLKLKSILNSKVWAAQSHKSDKAAPTTDYSVTIQTQPGDAIFEASVRHRAQDSNQTLVGSISRLNLYGKQSACVEDFKMRLYCFCP, from the exons ATGGACCAGGACGAAAATGGTTATATACTCAATGAAACCAATGATAAGAGAGGAAATTCTCGTCTCCGGAAATGGCTTATCGGTGTACTCATTTGCCTCTGTGCTTCCCTTGTGATAGTCAACAGTTTTACATATAGACAATTCACCTTGTCTCGTTCCACACCGCGCTCTCACAATCTATTACGAG AGAATGAGATCGAGGTGGATAATAGCGAAACGGATGTGCCGGCGGGTCCGGTTCTCGGTTTCGTCGTGAAGACATCGGGCTGCCGAATTCCATCATTCGAGGTGATGGACGATAGCATCAAGCGGTACTTCCAGGGTACGACGGAGTTCCAGTGCGATGCCGGTACTCACCTACCCCTGGTGAACTCGAATCTTACCTCGCTGTTCGTGGACCCGAAAGCGAAAGCGCATTTCTACAAAGATCTCGAACCCGCGAAGTGCTGCTGGAGTAGATTCTGGAGAACGAACGGTAGTGACAACAGTATTAG CTTCGAATCAACGTGCCAAAACTTTGTTAACTCAACCAGGATCAAGGACGGGGAGTTCGTCCAGGTCAAGTgcgagagaaaaggaaaagaagtgTACAAGGACTATCATGCGTTTGTGCCGCGTAAGGAGTTAGTCGAAAACAGGTGCGGTTCTTCACCCGCTCCCGGACCGGAGTCTGGCCGTCTCAGTGTCCTCATCCTCGGGTTGGACTCGGTTTCGAGGCTCAATTTTCACCGGACAATGCCGAGGACCGTTGAGGCGCTGCAGGGTCTTGGGGCGGTGGAGATGATGGGATACAACAAGGTCGGCGACAACACCTTTCCCAACTTGGTACCCGTGCTGACCGGGTTGTCCGAAGAGGAGCTGACCATCGCGTGCTggacgacgaagaagaagcCGTTCGACGACTGCCCTTTCATATGGAGCAACTTCAGCGCCGCAGGGTACCGCACTGTTCTCGGCGAAGACGCCTGCAGTATGACAGTATTCAACTACCTGAAGTCCGGATTCAGGAACCAGCCAACGGACTACTATTTACGGCCGTATTGCATAGCGACCGAGAACGGAATCGGCAACACGCACAAGCTGAACGCGGACCTGTGCGTGGGCACAAGAAAGACCTTCGACAATCTGTTGGCTTACTCTCGGAAGGTCGCGAGGGAGTTCGCGAGGGACTCGTACTTCGCTTTGTTCTGGCAGGCGAGCTTGACCCACGACTTTATCACCTATTCTAAATTAGGCGACGAGTCCTACCGACGGTTCATCGACCAAGTAGCCGACGAAGGTCTCCTCGAACGCACCGCCCTGGTCGTAATGAGCGACCACGGCATCAGGTGGGGCAGCTTTCGGCAGACTTATCAGGGCTACGTGGAGGAGAGGCTTCCCTTCGTGTTTACCGTCTTACCGAGATGGTGGAGAGAGAAATTTCCTATCGCTTGGGCCAACTTCAGACGAAACTCACGGAGCCTTACGACGCCGTTTGACCTCCACGAGACCCTCCAGCACATCATGAGGCCGGAGGAACTCGAGGAAGGTAAGCTCAAGGAAAGGTCAAGGCGAATATTGGGGGAGAGGAACACACCCCGCGGCCTCAGCTGGTTTCTTCCCATTCCTGATCACCGGAATTGCTCGATGGCCGGCATTACTGGCCAATGGTGCATGTGCCATCTTAGCGAGAGTACTTCGACCACTGACCCCGTGGTCCAGCAGGCAGTTGGCTTTTTGGTCGATGAATTGAACCGCCTGCTGCGAAGCTACCCTCAGTGCGCGGTTTTGAAGCTCAAGTCTATTTTGAACTCTAAAGTATGGGCTGCCCAGTCTCATAAATCGGACAAAGCTGCTCCGACGACTGATTACTCCGTTACGATTCAGACCCAGCCTGGTGACGCGATTTTTGAGGCCTCGGTTCGACATCGTGCTCAAGACTCGAACCAAACCCTCGTCGGATCTATCAGCCGATTGAACCTTTACGGTAAACAGAGCGCCTGCGTTGAGGACTTTAAAATGCGCCTGTACTGTTTCTGTCCGTGA
- the LOC124213351 gene encoding uncharacterized protein isoform X1, whose protein sequence is MDGSNQYNKEVLSSYNGTVETEQRRRLLRDMDQDENGYILNETNDKRGNSRLRKWLIGVLICLCASLVIVNSFTYRQFTLSRSTPRSHNLLRENEIEVDNSETDVPAGPVLGFVVKTSGCRIPSFEVMDDSIKRYFQGTTEFQCDAGTHLPLVNSNLTSLFVDPKAKAHFYKDLEPAKCCWSRFWRTNGSDNSISFESTCQNFVNSTRIKDGEFVQVKCERKGKEVYKDYHAFVPRKELVENRCGSSPAPGPESGRLSVLILGLDSVSRLNFHRTMPRTVEALQGLGAVEMMGYNKVGDNTFPNLVPVLTGLSEEELTIACWTTKKKPFDDCPFIWSNFSAAGYRTVLGEDACSMTVFNYLKSGFRNQPTDYYLRPYCIATENGIGNTHKLNADLCVGTRKTFDNLLAYSRKVAREFARDSYFALFWQASLTHDFITYSKLGDESYRRFIDQVADEGLLERTALVVMSDHGIRWGSFRQTYQGYVEERLPFVFTVLPRWWREKFPIAWANFRRNSRSLTTPFDLHETLQHIMRPEELEEGKLKERSRRILGERNTPRGLSWFLPIPDHRNCSMAGITGQWCMCHLSESTSTTDPVVQQAVGFLVDELNRLLRSYPQCAVLKLKSILNSKVWAAQSHKSDKAAPTTDYSVTIQTQPGDAIFEASVRHRAQDSNQTLVGSISRLNLYGKQSACVEDFKMRLYCFCP, encoded by the exons ATGGACGGTAGTAATCAGTACAATAAGGAG GTACTGTCAAGCTATAATGGAACCGTGGAAACAGAGCAACGCCGCAGACTTCTTAGGGACATGGACCAGGACGAAAATGGTTATATACTCAATGAAACCAATGATAAGAGAGGAAATTCTCGTCTCCGGAAATGGCTTATCGGTGTACTCATTTGCCTCTGTGCTTCCCTTGTGATAGTCAACAGTTTTACATATAGACAATTCACCTTGTCTCGTTCCACACCGCGCTCTCACAATCTATTACGAG AGAATGAGATCGAGGTGGATAATAGCGAAACGGATGTGCCGGCGGGTCCGGTTCTCGGTTTCGTCGTGAAGACATCGGGCTGCCGAATTCCATCATTCGAGGTGATGGACGATAGCATCAAGCGGTACTTCCAGGGTACGACGGAGTTCCAGTGCGATGCCGGTACTCACCTACCCCTGGTGAACTCGAATCTTACCTCGCTGTTCGTGGACCCGAAAGCGAAAGCGCATTTCTACAAAGATCTCGAACCCGCGAAGTGCTGCTGGAGTAGATTCTGGAGAACGAACGGTAGTGACAACAGTATTAG CTTCGAATCAACGTGCCAAAACTTTGTTAACTCAACCAGGATCAAGGACGGGGAGTTCGTCCAGGTCAAGTgcgagagaaaaggaaaagaagtgTACAAGGACTATCATGCGTTTGTGCCGCGTAAGGAGTTAGTCGAAAACAGGTGCGGTTCTTCACCCGCTCCCGGACCGGAGTCTGGCCGTCTCAGTGTCCTCATCCTCGGGTTGGACTCGGTTTCGAGGCTCAATTTTCACCGGACAATGCCGAGGACCGTTGAGGCGCTGCAGGGTCTTGGGGCGGTGGAGATGATGGGATACAACAAGGTCGGCGACAACACCTTTCCCAACTTGGTACCCGTGCTGACCGGGTTGTCCGAAGAGGAGCTGACCATCGCGTGCTggacgacgaagaagaagcCGTTCGACGACTGCCCTTTCATATGGAGCAACTTCAGCGCCGCAGGGTACCGCACTGTTCTCGGCGAAGACGCCTGCAGTATGACAGTATTCAACTACCTGAAGTCCGGATTCAGGAACCAGCCAACGGACTACTATTTACGGCCGTATTGCATAGCGACCGAGAACGGAATCGGCAACACGCACAAGCTGAACGCGGACCTGTGCGTGGGCACAAGAAAGACCTTCGACAATCTGTTGGCTTACTCTCGGAAGGTCGCGAGGGAGTTCGCGAGGGACTCGTACTTCGCTTTGTTCTGGCAGGCGAGCTTGACCCACGACTTTATCACCTATTCTAAATTAGGCGACGAGTCCTACCGACGGTTCATCGACCAAGTAGCCGACGAAGGTCTCCTCGAACGCACCGCCCTGGTCGTAATGAGCGACCACGGCATCAGGTGGGGCAGCTTTCGGCAGACTTATCAGGGCTACGTGGAGGAGAGGCTTCCCTTCGTGTTTACCGTCTTACCGAGATGGTGGAGAGAGAAATTTCCTATCGCTTGGGCCAACTTCAGACGAAACTCACGGAGCCTTACGACGCCGTTTGACCTCCACGAGACCCTCCAGCACATCATGAGGCCGGAGGAACTCGAGGAAGGTAAGCTCAAGGAAAGGTCAAGGCGAATATTGGGGGAGAGGAACACACCCCGCGGCCTCAGCTGGTTTCTTCCCATTCCTGATCACCGGAATTGCTCGATGGCCGGCATTACTGGCCAATGGTGCATGTGCCATCTTAGCGAGAGTACTTCGACCACTGACCCCGTGGTCCAGCAGGCAGTTGGCTTTTTGGTCGATGAATTGAACCGCCTGCTGCGAAGCTACCCTCAGTGCGCGGTTTTGAAGCTCAAGTCTATTTTGAACTCTAAAGTATGGGCTGCCCAGTCTCATAAATCGGACAAAGCTGCTCCGACGACTGATTACTCCGTTACGATTCAGACCCAGCCTGGTGACGCGATTTTTGAGGCCTCGGTTCGACATCGTGCTCAAGACTCGAACCAAACCCTCGTCGGATCTATCAGCCGATTGAACCTTTACGGTAAACAGAGCGCCTGCGTTGAGGACTTTAAAATGCGCCTGTACTGTTTCTGTCCGTGA